A stretch of Rhea pennata isolate bPtePen1 chromosome 18, bPtePen1.pri, whole genome shotgun sequence DNA encodes these proteins:
- the ANAPC2 gene encoding anaphase-promoting complex subunit 2 → MEAPPAGAELSAAWHALSTALVPPAALGLAASRSDSVGPLKDDDLRAALEVLRCYDLHSIIEEWFIEVLQTDLQANIAPEFWNCIGQYENTAEEPQCSLLLLDAFCLLKCRLDPYLNSLELLEKWTKAGLLLGTGAQMLQEKVYTMFKAILFFSTTKSFQEMIQQFYSRTFRIYMRQWKKGEDGMNESESSMSENEQESDTEESGGESLLCAGCSSKREECWCPKAMEQFQQLNDILRRLNLLERVSADAVTTILHRMIEERMEQRCRGEYERSFLNEFQEWIEKVIGWLSRVFLQDSPLARSTAEASNTLKRWRCHVQRFFYRIYASMRIEELFSIIRDFPESKPAVEDLKFCLERTNQRQQLLSSLKSALEMRLLHPGVNTSDIITLYISAIKALRELDPSMVILEVACEPIRKYLRTREDTVRQIVAGLTGDAEGSGDLANELSKADPVTLENGQESDDDISEPGDWVPDPVDADPGKSNSKRRSSDIISLLVSIYGSKDLFINEYRTLLADRLLHQFNYSAEREIRNVELLKLRFGEAQMHYCEVMLKDMADSRRINANIRDEEEKLPEEERPPFSLVAVILSSEFWPPLKEEKLELPEQVKEAMEAYSKKYEKLKAMRTLNWKYHLGLVNLDVELADRTLSLSVSPVHAAIILHFQTKSTWTLTELSEVLKVPVTSLKRKMTLWLQQGVLREEPQGTFTVIEEEQKDQVEKVVLIDSDEEGDSAMASQADQKEEELQLFWTYIQAMLTNLESLSLERIHSMLKMFVMTGPVVTEIDIQELQGFLQKKVRDQQLIYSGGVYRLPKNCS, encoded by the exons ATggaggcgccgccggcgggcgccgagcTCTCGGCGGCCTGGCACGCGCTCAGCACCGCCCTggtgccgcccgccgccctggGGCTG GCAGCGTCTAGATCTGATTCTGTGGGGCCGCTAAAGGATGATGACCTGCGGGCAGCCCTTGAAGTGCTGCGGTGTTATGACTTGCACTCGATTATAGAAGAATGGTTCATCGAAGTGTTACAGACAGACCTTCAGGCAAATATAGCTCCTGAGTTCTGGAACTGCATTGGCCaatatgaaaatacagctgAGGAGCCTCAGTGCTCCTTGCTTCTTCTGGATGCGTTTTGTCTTCTCAAGTGCCGCCTGGACCCCTACCTGAACAGTCTGGAACTTCTGGAGAAATGGACCAAAGCAGGCTTGCTTCTGGGGACAGGCGCTCAAATGCTGCAAGAGAAGGTCTACACCATGTTCAAagccattctttttttctccactacAAAGTCTTTCCAGGAGATGATCCAGCAATTCTATAGCCGCACTTTCAGGATATACATGCGGCagtggaaaaaaggagaagatggaATGAATGAGAGTGAGAGCAGCATGAGTGAAAATGAACAGGAAAGTGATACAGAGGAGAGTGGAGGAGAGAGCCTGTTgtgtgcaggctgcagcagtAAGAGAGAGGAGTGCTGGTGCCCCAAAGCCATGGAGCAGTTCCAGCAGCTCAATGACATTCT CCGCCGGTTGAATTTGCTGGAGAGAGTGAGTGCCGATGCTGTTACAACGATCTTGCACAGAATGATAGAGGAAAGGATGGAGCAAAGATGCAGGGGCGAATACGAGCGCTCTTTCTTGAACGAGTTCCAGGAG TGGATTGAGAAAGTGATTGGCTGGCTCAGCAGAGTTTTTCTGCAAGATAGTCCCTTGGCTCGCTCCACTGCAGAAGCTAGCAACACCTTGAAACGTTGGAGGTGCCATGTCCAAAGATTCTTCTACCGCATCTACGCCAGCATGCGCATTGAAGAGCTCTTCAGCATTATTCGAG ACTTCCCAGAATCAAAACCTGCTGTGGAGGACCTCAAGTTCTGCCTGGAAAGGACTAATCAGAGGCAGCAGTTGCTCAGCTCCCTGAAAAGTGCTCTGGAAATGCGACTTCTGCATCCTG GAGTCAACACGTCTGACATCATTACCCTGTATATCTCGGCCATCAAGGCCTTGCGGGAGCTTGATCCCTCCATGGTTATCCTGGAAGTCGCCTGTGAGCCCATCAGGAAGTATCTGAG GACCCGGGAAGACACAGTACGGCAGATTGTGGCTGGTCTCACAGGGGATGCTGAGGGCTCTGGTGATCTTGCAAATGAACTCTCAAAAGCTGACCCAGTGACACTAGAGAATGGCCAGGAGAGTGACGATGACATCTCAGAACCAGGAGACTGGGTTCCTGACCCTGTTGATGCTGATCCAG GGAAATCAAATTCCAAGCGTCGGTCATCAGACATCATCAGCCTGCTGGTGAGCATCTATGGAAGCAAGGATCTGTTTATCAATGAATACCGCACACTTCTTGCTGACCGGCTGCTACATCAATTCAACTACAGTGCTGAGAG ggAAATCCGCAATGTGGAGCTGCTGAAGCTGCGATTTGGTGAAGCTCAAATGCACTATTGTGAAGTCATGTTAAAA GATATGGCTGATTCACGACGCATTAATGCCAACATTCgtgatgaggaagaaaagctcCCAGAGGAGGAGAGGCCACCATTCAGTCTCGTTGCTGTAATCCTATCAAGTGAGTTCTGGCCACCACTGAAAGAGGAGAAGCTAGAGCTTCCAGAGCAAGTCAAGGAAGCCATGGAAGCCTATTCCAAAAAGTATGAGAAATTAAAG GCCATGAGGACCCTGAACTGGAAGTACCACCTGGGATTGGTGAACTTGGACGTGGAGCTGGCAGATCGCACCCTCTCCTTGTCTGTCTCTCCTGTGCATGCTGCTATCATCCTGCACTTCCAGACCAAGA GTACGTGGACACTGACTGAGCTGAGTGAAGTGCTCAAAGTGCCTGTGACGTCGCTAAAGCGCAAGATGACCctgtggctgcagcagggcgTCCTGCGTGAAGAGCCCCAAGGCACGTTCACTGTGATTGAGGAGGAGCAGAAAGACCAAGTAGAGAAGGTGGTTCTGATAGACAGTGATGAGGAGGGGGACTCTGCCATGGCGTCACAGGCTGACcagaaagaggaagagctgcag TTGTTTTGGACGTACATCCAAGCAATGCTGACCAACCTAGAGAGTCTGTCATTGGAGAGGATTCACAGCATGCTGAAGATGTTTGTGATGACAGGCCCGGTGGTTACAGAAATTGATATACAAGAGCTGCAGGGCTTCCTCCAGAAAAAGGTCCGGGACCAGCAGCTCATCTACTCCGGAGGTGTCTATCGTCTGCCCAAGAACTGCAGCTAG
- the TOR4A gene encoding torsin-4A: protein MDGDLPCAEVDGELPSATENVEGEVACAKSDAEGEALCAERQAKGEVPCSESCGEGEMPSAECNAEEEMPSTECDAEKEMPSAEHDAEGEMPRAESDTNGKAPCAQSDGEGGTPSTESDTEGETASAESDAKGDAQCAKIPAAPKKISSISSPLRAIIRLRRQFRMQKKSRLHLELPREKSSELVQTRLLQRQISLSRTSLYSSPMSFFNQSSFENSQYFTFDTSVDQYAMSKRRRKKKRRKSRIVLYPDKTKRYLPTEEKSNAKRCLLLLIAIIFFQILNAIENLDDNLQKYDLDGLEKTMHREVFGQSVAVENIMELLKDYLATHIHNKPLVISLNGPVGVGKSHVGWLLAKHFRSVMDNDFVLQYFVMHHCPNEVNDLTCQIDLSKKISDLVTRAEIEEKIPLFILDEVELMSPVLLDTLSRFFEPNQTNEFLNAIYILISNIGGSEITKFVIQNASTELLHQQRGIEELLNIIQPLLIHAHPLWKSADIVPFVLLEKSHVINCFLEEMRREGLYPDQNHIENLASQLSYYTTGDKQYSRTGCKQVVAKVNLQ, encoded by the coding sequence ATGGATGGAGACCTGCCCTGTGCtgaggtggatggagaactgCCCTCTGCCACGGAGAATGTGGAAGGAGAGGTGGCCTGTGCCAAGAGCGATGCAGAAGGAGAGGCGCTATGTGCTGAGAGACAGGCAAAAGGAGAGGTGCCGTGTTCGGAGAGCTGTGGGGAAGGAGAGATGCCCAGTGCTGAGTGCAACGCTGAAGAAGAGATGCCCAGTACTGAGTGTGATGCTGAAAAAGAGATGCCCAGTGCTGAGCATGATGCTGAAGGAGAAATGCCCCGTGCTGAGAGTGACACAAATGGAAAGGCACCCTGTGCTCAGAGTGACGGGGAAGGAGGGACACCCAGTACCGAGAGTGATACTGAAGGAGAGACAGCCAGTGCTGAGAGCGATGCAAAAGGAGATGCACAATGTGCTAAGATCCCTGCTGCTCCAAAGAAAatctcttctatttcttctccctTGCGGGCGATCATCCGCCTTCGACGACAGTTCCGGATGCAAAAGAAAAGTCGTCTACATTTAGAGCTCCCTAGAGAAAAATCTTCAGAGCTGGTCCAAACAAGACTGCTTCAAAGGCAGATTTCCCTGAGCCGAACTAGCCTGTACAGCTCTCCTATGTCCTTCTTTAACCAGAGCAGTTTTGAAAATTCACAATACTTCACCTTTGACACATCTGTGGACCAGTATGCTATGAGTAAACGCAGGCGGAAGAAGAAACGTAGGAAGTCTAGGATAGTCCTGTATccagataaaacaaaaagatatcttccaacagaggagaaaagcaatgcaaaacGCTGCCTTCTCTTGCTTATTGCCATTATCTTCTTCCAGATTCTAAACGCTATTGAAAACCTGGATGATAACCTCCAAAAATATGATCTAGATGGTTTGGAGAAAACGATGCACCGGGAAGTATTTGGGCAGAGTGTTGCTGTAGAAAACATTATGGAATTGCTGAAAGACTATCTGGCTACCCACATACACAATAAGCCTCTAGTAATCTCTTTAAATGGCCCAGTAGGAGTCGGAAAGAGCCATGTTGGCTGGCTGTTGGCCAAACATTTTCGTTCTGTCATGGACAATGACTTTGTGCTTCAGTACTTTGTGATGCATCACTGTCCAAATGAGGTAAATGATCTCACTTGCCAAATAGATTTGTCTAAGAAGATTTCTGACCTGGTTACAAGAGCTGAAATAGAAGAGAAGATACCATTGTTTATTCTGGATGAGGTTGAACTCATGTCTCCAGTCCTGCTGGATACTCTCAGCCGATTCTTTGAACCCAATCAAACCAATGAGTTCCTCAATGCCATCTACATCTTAATAAGCAACATAGGAGGTAGTGAAATAACAAAGTTTGTTATCCAGAATGCATCCACTGAGCTTCTGCATCAGCAAAGGGGAATTGAGGAACTGCTGAACATCATCCAGCCTTTACTGATCCATGCCCACCCTCTCTGGAAGTCTGCAGACATCGTACCATTTGTTCTTCTGGAGAAGAGTCATGTCATAAACTGCTTCCTAGAGGAGATGAGGAGGGAAGGGCTGTATCCTGACCAGAACCATATTGAAAATTTAGCCAGTCAGCTCAGTTATTACACTACAGGGGACAAGCAGTACTCCAGAACAGGCTGCAAGCAAGTTGTGGCCAAAGTCAATTTACAGTAG